A portion of the Harpia harpyja isolate bHarHar1 unplaced genomic scaffold, bHarHar1 primary haplotype scaffold_55, whole genome shotgun sequence genome contains these proteins:
- the LOC128138552 gene encoding olfactory receptor 10A7-like — MSQRKGLENHTVVSGFILLGFSDHSSLQGLCFAVFLVIYLVVLTGNSLIALITVVDSSLHSPMYFFLRNLSFLEVCYTSVTLPEMLVGFLMEDGRISFLGCAAQLYFLVLLGSIECLLLAAMAYDRYTARCDPLHYTLIMSRGLCIRVVVGSWMAVIPVQVGQTYQVFTLPFCASHDLHHFFCDDPPLLELGCADTFWHQVMLYTIILLFAILPFSLIVIAYIQIIRAILKIPSALGRHKTSSTCSSHLGVVMLFYCSATVTYLKQRSRDSADADKYLALLYTVVTPTFNPVIYSLRNKEVRIALRRLLRTK; from the coding sequence ATGTCCCAAAGAAAAGGCTTGGAGAATCACACTGTTGTATCTGGATTCATTCTTCTGGGCTTTTCTGACCACTCCAGCTTGCAGGGCCTGTGCTTCGCAGTATTCCTGGTCATCTACCTGGTGGTCCTCACAGGGAACAGCCTGATTGCTCTCATCACAGTGGTGGACTCAAGCCTCCACAGCCCCATGTATTTCTTCCTGAGGAACTTGTCCTTCCTGGAGGTCTGCTACACGTCAGTGACTCTGCCAGAAATGCTGGTGGGTTTCCTGATGGAAGATGGCCGGATCTCCTTCCttggctgtgctgcccagctgtatttcctggttttgttggGCAGCATCGAATGCCTTCTCCTGGCTgccatggcctatgaccgctacacAGCCAGATGTGACCCCCTGCACTATACCCTCATCATGAGCAGGGGTCTCTGCATCAGAGTGGTGGTGGGGTCGTGGATGGCTGTCATTCCAGTGCAAGTCGGACAGACCTACCAGGTGTTCACTTTGCCCTTCTGTGCATCCCATGACCTTCACCACTTTTTCTGTGATGATCCCCCTCTGCTGGAACTGGGCTGTGCCGACACTTTCTGGCACCAAGTGATGCTGTACACCATCATCCTGCTATTTGcaatccttcccttctccttaatAGTTATTGCTTACATTCAAATTATCAGGGCAATTCTGAAAATACCTTCAGCTCTGGGCAGGCACAAAACCTCTTCCACCTGCTCTTCGCACCTCGGGGTTGTGATGCTCTTCTACTGCTCAGCCACAGTCACCTACTTAAAGCAACGGTCAAGAGATTCTGCAGATGCTGACAAATACCTTGCCCTGCTTTACACAGTTGTGACCCCCACGTTTAACCCTGTCATCTATAGCCTGAGGAATAAGGAAGTGAGAATTGCCTTGCGGAGACTCCTACGGACAAAGTGA